The Halalkalibacter krulwichiae genome has a segment encoding these proteins:
- the ppc gene encoding phosphoenolpyruvate carboxylase, giving the protein MIDVADKNVLLRNDVKKLGNILGEILVHHGGISLLEKVEKIRELTKNLRKNYNEESYLLLKQEISSLEPPTRSQVIRAFSIYFHLVNIAEQNHRIRRRRQYQLQQDGVIQPVSIESAVVAIKEGQYSQEVIQQVLNDLSIELIITAHPTEATKRTVLEIQKRISTILQELDNPMLTKKEKKNLEESLFNDVTALWQTDELRHRKPTVIDEVKNGLYYFKETLFDVLPDIHQELEDQLEEHLPETKWNVPNFLHFGSWIGGDRDGNPNVTPEITWETLKLQRKVVLKKYDEAIVDLMKRFSQSTARVSLDEELVKSVEHEEEIYLTEDDCWPVKSEVYRRKFAVMLKRIREVGKSDVGYQTSEELEKDLIIVKESVEQHQPSQHKLKTIRKVIRQVQLFGFHLATLDIRNHSGEHEAAITEILKVVNITDRYADLSEEEKIKLLESVLKDPRPLLLLEEDYSKETQEVLKVFQMIKKAHNEFGSRSIEVYLVSMTQSASDLLEVLVLAKEAGIYRLHADGKIESGLNVAPLLETIDDLVAGPKIMKTLFEMGVYRKHIQERGDHQEIMLGYSDGSKDGGTLTANWKLFKAQQEIHNMAREFNIGLKFFHGRGGSLGRGGGPLNRSILSQPAETLGDGVKITEQGEVLSSRYLLEDIAYRNLEQAASALLEASAKVAKKSEQGKIREEAWEVAMEEVSAHSLKKYQSLVFGDQDFLTYFKQATPLRELGALNIGSRPMSRKGSERFEDLRAIPWVFAWTQSRQMIPAWYAAGTGLQTFASKGSENLKLLQDMYQQWPFFRSTINNLQMALMKADLSTAKEYIKLIEDQTIADRIFNDISEEYKRTREILLQISGNLELLDHTPNIQESVHRRNPYVDPLNFLQVDLIQKMRQSEERSDELLTEVLLTISGIAAGLVNTG; this is encoded by the coding sequence ATGATCGATGTAGCAGATAAAAATGTACTACTACGTAACGATGTTAAGAAACTAGGCAATATTTTAGGGGAGATTTTGGTCCATCATGGTGGAATCTCACTTTTAGAAAAAGTTGAGAAGATACGTGAACTGACAAAGAATCTTCGGAAAAATTACAATGAGGAATCCTATCTTTTATTAAAACAAGAAATTTCTTCACTTGAACCACCAACACGTTCACAAGTGATTCGTGCTTTCTCGATTTACTTTCATTTAGTAAATATAGCTGAGCAAAATCACCGTATTCGTCGTAGACGCCAATATCAGTTACAGCAAGATGGAGTGATTCAACCGGTTTCGATAGAAAGCGCTGTTGTAGCTATCAAAGAAGGTCAGTATTCACAAGAAGTGATCCAACAAGTATTAAATGATTTGTCAATTGAATTAATTATTACCGCACATCCAACAGAAGCAACGAAGAGAACGGTACTGGAAATTCAAAAGAGGATTTCTACGATTCTTCAAGAGTTGGATAACCCGATGTTAACGAAGAAAGAAAAAAAGAATTTAGAGGAAAGTTTGTTCAATGATGTAACAGCTTTATGGCAAACAGATGAGTTACGTCATCGCAAACCAACCGTTATAGACGAAGTGAAAAATGGCTTATATTATTTTAAAGAAACACTTTTTGATGTTTTACCAGATATTCATCAAGAGTTAGAAGATCAGCTTGAAGAACATCTTCCAGAGACGAAATGGAATGTTCCTAATTTCTTACATTTTGGCTCTTGGATTGGTGGAGATCGAGATGGCAATCCGAATGTAACACCTGAAATTACATGGGAGACGTTAAAGTTACAACGTAAAGTAGTATTAAAAAAGTATGATGAAGCAATTGTTGATTTAATGAAGCGCTTCAGCCAATCTACTGCTCGTGTTTCGTTAGATGAAGAGTTGGTTAAGTCTGTAGAACATGAAGAAGAGATTTATCTAACTGAAGACGATTGTTGGCCGGTGAAATCGGAAGTATATCGTCGAAAGTTTGCTGTCATGCTTAAACGAATTCGCGAGGTAGGTAAGTCTGATGTAGGTTATCAAACATCAGAAGAACTTGAGAAAGATTTAATAATCGTTAAGGAAAGTGTTGAACAGCATCAGCCATCTCAACATAAGTTGAAGACGATTCGCAAAGTTATTCGTCAAGTTCAATTATTTGGTTTCCACTTGGCTACCCTTGACATTCGTAATCATAGTGGGGAGCATGAAGCGGCCATTACTGAGATCTTAAAAGTCGTCAATATTACTGATCGTTATGCTGATTTATCAGAGGAAGAGAAAATTAAGCTCCTAGAAAGTGTATTGAAGGATCCAAGACCCCTTTTATTACTTGAGGAGGATTATTCAAAAGAAACACAAGAAGTGTTAAAAGTATTCCAAATGATTAAAAAAGCTCATAATGAGTTTGGCAGTCGTTCCATTGAAGTCTATTTAGTTAGTATGACTCAGTCGGCAAGTGATTTGTTAGAAGTCCTTGTGTTAGCTAAAGAAGCTGGTATCTATCGTTTACATGCTGATGGGAAAATTGAAAGTGGATTGAATGTTGCGCCTTTACTAGAAACGATTGATGACCTTGTTGCAGGACCAAAGATTATGAAGACGCTTTTTGAAATGGGTGTGTATCGTAAGCATATTCAAGAGCGTGGTGATCATCAAGAAATTATGCTTGGGTACTCAGATGGTAGTAAAGACGGTGGTACTTTGACAGCGAATTGGAAGCTCTTTAAAGCACAACAAGAAATTCATAATATGGCTAGGGAATTTAATATTGGATTAAAGTTTTTCCATGGTCGTGGAGGTTCTTTAGGTCGTGGAGGCGGTCCGCTTAATCGCAGTATTCTGTCACAGCCTGCTGAAACGTTAGGTGACGGTGTGAAGATTACAGAACAGGGTGAAGTTTTGTCTTCGCGTTACCTACTTGAAGACATTGCTTATCGTAATCTTGAGCAAGCAGCTTCTGCCTTATTAGAGGCATCAGCTAAAGTTGCTAAGAAATCTGAGCAAGGAAAAATTCGTGAGGAAGCATGGGAAGTTGCGATGGAAGAGGTTTCGGCACACTCTTTGAAAAAGTATCAATCGCTAGTGTTTGGTGATCAAGATTTCCTTACTTACTTCAAACAAGCGACACCGTTGCGTGAACTAGGCGCATTGAATATAGGGTCTAGACCGATGAGTCGTAAGGGGAGCGAGCGATTTGAAGACCTCCGTGCTATCCCTTGGGTATTTGCGTGGACACAGTCTAGACAAATGATTCCAGCTTGGTACGCAGCAGGTACTGGTCTACAAACTTTTGCTTCTAAAGGGTCTGAAAACTTGAAACTGTTACAGGATATGTATCAACAATGGCCATTCTTTAGATCTACTATTAATAATTTACAAATGGCTTTGATGAAAGCAGATCTTTCAACGGCTAAAGAATATATTAAATTAATAGAGGATCAAACAATTGCTGATCGAATCTTTAACGATATTTCAGAAGAGTATAAGAGAACGAGAGAAATTCTTCTGCAAATTTCGGGTAACCTAGAACTACTTGATCATACACCTAATATTCAAGAATCTGTCCATCGTAGAAATCCGTATGTTGATCCACTTAACTTTTTACAAGTAGATCTCATTCAGAAAATGCGTCAATCGGAAGAAAGATCAGATGAGTTATTAACGGAAGTATTACTAACGATAAGTGGAATTGCGGCAGGGTTAGTGAATACTGGCTGA
- a CDS encoding class I SAM-dependent methyltransferase, translating into MTEQNEKSNVQKQFGQNAENYVTSQTHAKGVDLKKLVGIQSFLGDEFVLDIATGGGHVANAVASRVKKVVAFDLTDEILEAARGFIEMNGHRNVEFVKGDAEQLPFSDEEFDVITCRIAAHHFPNPKAFVQEVFRTLKKGGTFLFIDNVAPELDSFDQFYNKVEKDRDYSHQRAWKKTEWIEMLEKADFDVEEMYTFKKTFIYENWTNMMKLSKENKEKLSTFMLDAPDNHHKKFNIKIEDSKIVSFQGESILIKARKG; encoded by the coding sequence ATGACGGAACAAAATGAAAAAAGCAACGTTCAAAAGCAGTTTGGTCAAAACGCGGAAAACTATGTAACAAGTCAAACTCACGCTAAAGGGGTAGATTTAAAAAAGTTAGTTGGGATCCAAAGCTTTTTGGGAGATGAATTTGTATTAGATATTGCTACAGGAGGTGGACATGTAGCCAATGCAGTCGCCTCTAGAGTAAAAAAGGTAGTTGCCTTTGATTTAACCGATGAAATCTTGGAGGCTGCTAGAGGATTTATTGAAATGAATGGTCATCGTAATGTTGAATTTGTAAAAGGGGATGCAGAACAACTCCCTTTTAGTGATGAAGAATTTGATGTAATCACTTGTCGTATTGCCGCACACCATTTTCCTAATCCAAAAGCTTTTGTTCAGGAGGTTTTCCGTACATTGAAAAAGGGAGGGACGTTTTTATTTATTGATAATGTTGCCCCTGAACTTGATTCCTTTGACCAATTTTATAATAAGGTAGAAAAAGATAGGGATTATAGTCATCAACGAGCTTGGAAAAAGACCGAATGGATCGAAATGCTAGAGAAGGCGGATTTTGATGTAGAAGAGATGTATACATTTAAGAAAACCTTTATTTACGAAAATTGGACTAACATGATGAAGCTTTCAAAGGAGAATAAAGAAAAGCTTTCAACCTTTATGCTTGATGCGCCTGATAATCACCATAAGAAATTCAATATTAAAATAGAAGATAGTAAAATAGTATCTTTCCAAGGTGAATCGATCCTTATAAAAGCAAGGAAAGGCTAA
- the fumC gene encoding class II fumarate hydratase, translated as MNERIERDTIGEINVPADKMWGAQTQRSSQNFNIGKETMPLEVIYAFAQLKKSAAIVNHELGKLSESKMNAITAAADEIIAGNLNDHFPLKVWQTGSGTQSNMNVNEVIAYRANQILTSQNSSEKVHPNDDVNQSQSSNDTFPTAMHVAAIMKIEDELVPALRKLKETLKQKSYQYNNLIKIGRTHLQDATPLTLGQEMSGWHRMLEKTELMIRQSVEPLRELAIGGTAVGTGINAHPKFGELVAENISKATNQTFTSAENKFHALTSHDEIVYIHGACKALAADLMKIANDVRWLASGPRSGIGEITIPANEPGSSIMPGKVNPTQSEALTMVACQVMGNDATIGFAASQGNFELNVFKPVIIFNLLQSVQLLSDSMISFNDHCAVGIEPNHEVIQKNLEQSLMLVTALNPHIGYENAATIAKLAHKEGLTLKEAAIKSGLLSNEEFERIVKPEDMISPKE; from the coding sequence ATGAACGAACGGATTGAACGAGACACAATTGGAGAAATCAACGTACCAGCGGATAAAATGTGGGGTGCTCAGACCCAACGTAGTAGTCAAAATTTCAATATTGGAAAAGAAACGATGCCTTTAGAGGTTATTTATGCCTTTGCTCAATTAAAAAAAAGCGCTGCGATCGTCAATCATGAATTAGGGAAATTAAGCGAGAGTAAGATGAATGCCATTACTGCTGCTGCTGATGAAATCATTGCTGGAAATTTAAATGATCATTTTCCATTAAAAGTTTGGCAAACCGGTAGCGGTACTCAATCAAATATGAACGTGAATGAAGTAATCGCATATCGAGCTAATCAAATACTAACATCTCAAAATAGCAGTGAAAAAGTTCACCCAAATGATGACGTTAATCAGTCACAAAGTTCCAACGACACCTTTCCAACTGCGATGCATGTTGCCGCTATTATGAAAATTGAAGATGAGCTAGTACCAGCATTAAGAAAACTAAAAGAGACATTAAAGCAAAAGTCCTATCAATACAATAATTTAATTAAAATAGGTCGTACTCACTTGCAAGATGCAACCCCTCTCACCCTCGGACAAGAAATGAGCGGTTGGCATCGGATGCTTGAGAAAACAGAATTGATGATTCGCCAAAGCGTAGAACCATTAAGAGAATTAGCCATAGGCGGTACCGCTGTCGGAACTGGTATTAATGCTCACCCCAAGTTTGGTGAGCTAGTAGCCGAAAATATTAGCAAGGCAACGAATCAAACGTTCACATCAGCGGAGAATAAGTTTCATGCTCTTACAAGTCACGATGAAATTGTCTACATACATGGTGCTTGCAAAGCTTTAGCAGCTGACTTAATGAAGATCGCCAATGATGTCAGATGGCTTGCAAGTGGTCCTAGGTCAGGAATCGGTGAAATTACCATACCAGCGAATGAGCCTGGTAGCTCCATTATGCCTGGAAAAGTAAATCCTACACAGAGTGAGGCTTTAACAATGGTTGCCTGTCAAGTAATGGGCAACGATGCCACAATCGGCTTTGCCGCTAGTCAAGGTAATTTCGAATTAAATGTTTTTAAACCCGTAATCATTTTTAACTTATTACAAAGTGTTCAACTTCTCAGTGACTCAATGATTTCTTTTAATGATCATTGTGCCGTTGGGATTGAGCCAAATCATGAGGTTATCCAAAAAAATCTAGAGCAATCATTAATGCTTGTAACAGCCCTTAATCCTCATATTGGTTACGAAAATGCCGCAACAATAGCAAAACTGGCTCACAAGGAAGGTTTAACACTTAAAGAAGCTGCAATAAAATCAGGACTCTTGTCTAATGAAGAATTTGAACGAATTGTAAAACCTGAAGACATGATCTCGCCAAAGGAATAG
- a CDS encoding lipase family protein, protein MDRQEAKLLPLFLANCCLQTYKQYEMDGAFTKPIGYKNILSFKALAMGKEEWFGFILESKKNIIIAFRGTESNSDWIIDAEVSQQTFPYTNMNDLPLVHAGFLTTYSSCREAITHSLKNVSRSKPIYVTGHSLGAALATICALDLACSRFNTSLFTFASPRVGNDLFSTLCNIRLKQSERYVNIFDIVPLLPPEEIYCPITDHTWRYKHVQQERSFGLQTESLDGNHSIYTYLKGVKTLCE, encoded by the coding sequence ATGGATCGACAAGAGGCTAAGCTACTTCCTTTATTTTTAGCAAATTGTTGTTTACAAACATACAAGCAATATGAAATGGATGGTGCTTTTACGAAACCTATTGGATATAAGAATATTCTTAGCTTCAAAGCTTTGGCAATGGGGAAAGAAGAATGGTTTGGCTTTATTCTAGAATCAAAAAAAAACATCATTATTGCTTTTCGTGGTACAGAATCTAACTCCGACTGGATAATTGATGCGGAGGTTTCCCAACAAACCTTTCCCTATACTAACATGAACGACCTTCCCCTTGTTCATGCCGGATTTCTAACGACCTACTCCTCATGTAGAGAAGCCATCACTCACAGCTTAAAGAACGTTTCTCGTTCAAAACCTATATACGTGACAGGTCACAGCCTAGGAGCAGCACTCGCTACCATATGTGCGCTAGATTTAGCGTGTAGTCGATTCAATACGTCACTGTTTACTTTTGCCAGCCCACGTGTAGGTAACGATTTATTTTCAACTTTATGCAACATACGACTCAAACAAAGCGAGAGATATGTGAATATATTTGATATTGTTCCTCTCTTGCCACCCGAGGAAATTTATTGCCCTATTACAGATCACACTTGGCGTTACAAACATGTTCAACAAGAACGTTCATTTGGGTTGCAAACTGAGAGTTTGGATGGAAATCATAGCATTTATACGTATTTAAAAGGGGTCAAAACATTGTGTGAATGA